The following proteins come from a genomic window of Larimichthys crocea isolate SSNF chromosome XV, L_crocea_2.0, whole genome shotgun sequence:
- the mad2l2 gene encoding mitotic spindle assembly checkpoint protein MAD2B: protein MTTLTRQDLNFGQVVADILCEFLEVAIHLILYVREVYPSGIFQKRKKYSVPVQMSCHPELNQYIQDTLHCVKPLIEKNDAEKVVVVIMDKEHHPVERFVFEISQPTLLSISSDTLLSHVEQLLRAFILKISVCDAVLNNNPPGCSFTVLVHTRDAATRNMEKVQVIKDFPWIVADEQEVHMQEPRLIPLKTMTSDIVKMQLYVEERAHKT, encoded by the exons ATGACAACCCTGACGAGGCAAGACCTCAATTTTGGACAAG TGGTCGCCGACATCTTGTGTGAGTTCCTGGAAGTTGCTATTCATCTCATCCTGTATGTCCGGGAAGTTTATCCCTCTGGAATATttcagaagagaaagaaatacagtGTACCCGTGCAG ATGTCATGTCACCCAGAGTTGAATCAGTATATCCAAGACACTCTTCACTGTGTAAAGCCGCTCATTGAGAAG AATGATGCAGAGAAGGTGGTAGTGGTCATCATGGACAAAGAGCATCATCCGGTAGAGAGATTTGTGTTTGAGATTTCCCAACCCACACTGCTGTCCATCAG CTCGGACACGTTATTGTCACATGTGGAGCAGCTGTTGAGGGCGTTCATCCTGAAGATCAGTGTGTGCGATGCTGTTTTAAATAATAACCCACCAG GGTGTTCATTTACAGTCTTAGTACATACCAGAGATGCTGCTACACGAAACATGGAGAAGGTTCAGGTCATCAAG GATTTTCCGTGGATAGTAGCTGATGAGCAGGAGGTCCACATGCAGGAACCCAGACTTATCCCATTGAAGACCATGACGTCTGACATAGTAAAA ATGCAGCTCTACGTGGAAGAGAGAGCCCACAAAACGTag